The Salvelinus fontinalis isolate EN_2023a chromosome 9, ASM2944872v1, whole genome shotgun sequence sequence ATTTGTATTTCTTTACCTCATGTAGCCTAACTACACTGTCGGCCACTATCAAAATATTTGTAGAAAATGAATAAGTCTGTCCTTTTGCCTCTCTATCTAGGGGAGCAGTGGGGTGCGACACGGGCTCCCCAAGCAAACCGCTTCATCTTCTCCCATGACGTGTCCAATGGGGAGATGAGAGCACTGGAGATGTTCGTGGCCAGCCTGGATGAGTTCCAGCCAGACCTGGTGGTCCTGTCCGGTCTGCACATGATGGAGGGCCAGGGGAGGCAGATGTGGGAGCAAAGGCTCAAAGAGGTCCGTAGCAAAGCACAAACAACAGCACAATAGTATAGCGCATTTAGGGTTCTCGCCAGAGTTTTGTTAAACATTTGTATAGACTGAGATGGTTTGCTTGATACCTTTTCAGGCAGTGGCGGCCATTTCTGACGTCCGCAACGCGGTCCCCGTCCACCTGGAGCTGGCAAGCATGACTGACAAAGACTACATGAACAGCATCATGCAAGAGGTAAAGGTGTAGGTTTAACAGTAACTAAAATACAAGTTTGGCAGAActcaatattattattttttttaaaggcactgTCTGGTTAAAATTGGGATTTCTATCAAATTTGATCATCTTTGTACGTGATGTCGTCAAAATAGGTGATGTCAATTTAAAGTGGATTATAGCGCTGCGTAATAAAGTCATGTATTGGAGCTGATGCATACAATAAACTATTTGGTGTTGTGTTCTGTTAGCAGGTCATGCCCATAGTGACATCCATCGGGCTGAATGAGCAGGAGCTACTTTTCCTCTCCCAGGCCGGCACAGGGCCTCACGCTGAGCTGTCCTCCTGGGGGGGCATACCGGATGTAGGCCGAGTCAGTGACATCCTCCTGTGGGTCCTTGAGCAGCATGGACGCAGTGACCCCGAGTCGGAGGCTGACCTCACGCGTATCCACTTTCACACTCTGGCGTACCATGTCCTTGCCACTGTGGACGGGCACTGGGCCAACCAGGTGGCCGCCGTGGCAGCAGGGGCCCGTGTGGCCAGCATCCAGGCCTGCGGCCTCCAAAGCATAGATGCCAGTAAGGTGGTCCTTAGAGCTCCGCTGGAGTTCCACAGTTCCCATGGCGAACCTAGAGAGAAGTTGTCCCTGAACCCAACTGAGCCTGTCACTGTTTGGCACCGTGGCAACGTGACCTTTCACCTTGCACCCGTGCTGGTCTGCAAGCAGCCAATCCGGACAGTAGGGCTGGGGGACGCCATCTCAGCAGAGGGGCTCGTATACTCTGAGCTCAGGCCACAGCTGCCATTTTTGTGAGGTCCATTTTTGTTACACTCTTGTTCTTTTATTGTATGGTGGTATGCACCATATCTCCCCAACCCCAACCAACCAGTGATGTCTTTACCTGTACTGTAGCTTTTTCTTGGGTTGAAATTCTGATCCTTGGTTAGCTAAGTATTTTGCACTGGGCACAGTTTAAGCCATTTCTGTAACTCCAAGGAGTTGTGCTGGGTTACCTCTGATTTCATTTGCCTTGTGAAAATTCAATGTAAATGTTTGTGTACAAAGACAATGCCAAAGCTGCTTGTCAGTTCGGTCTGGAGGGGGGGGGAAATGGAAAAATATTCAGCGATATGGTCTCCATAAGTAGCGGTGCAATTTCAGACAGAGTTTGAGCTTTCATGCTGCACAATAGAGGAGCAAACTCCTGTGCACATATGCAGATGCTGAATAGTGCCAATGAGTTCAGCCTCTTGCATCACACTCTTTTGGAAGTTTATTTTCACATCATCTCGCTGAGTCTTAGTTCAATTTCCTTCAATAATCTTTTCTTGCTGACCCTGTTCAGAACAAGCTCCCTCATCCAAGCACTATAGTTGGGgaaagtggggtaagttgagccaagtggttagttgagccaccccttgtttctaggaaacgaTACATTTTGTGTATcatgtgaccaaatatttaggaagaggtcataatttcatggagtctgtgaaggaagaaagaaaccacatggaaaaagtggtccaaagggtaaaaaaaaaatcacagtcAAATTCATTTCTGTTATAGGTTTCATgtttgtatctaaaccaaagtagattgtTTTATACATCAGTTGCCGTTTCTATAAGCtgcaatatgaggtcctaaacctagcattaAAGTGCATTCTTGTAGCTACAGTATATGGGCTAGTGTTCGGGCTACTATGGGCTAGTGTTTGTCTCGGGGTAAATTGAACCAatcactaccataccccatacaaaTTAtgattattttgttagttttatgCATTGTATTTTAGCAAGGTGTCATGCATATGAACTCGAGTGGTGTATTTTTATTGTTACAGCGCAGACATCATGCCACGTGTAAACAAACGTAAAACAAGCAGGGGTCTAGCCCCCCCTTGAGGTTCTTGAGAGCAGCCAAGGAAG is a genomic window containing:
- the adpgk gene encoding ADP-dependent glucokinase isoform X1; amino-acid sequence: MWRKAAVAALLALAVGYFYHTNPELPEQVLQYLSLPHPSTQGDPTLEQVISTAWETLITAPANQWGRVAVGVNACVDVVVSGIGLLQALAVDPGMGRDHEVLHSKEELKEAFIHYMERGSAAERFFTDKEVFQRIARAAAEYPGAQLYVGGNAALIGQKLATYPQLMVLLCGPVGPKLHEMLDEQIVVPPESLQETDEYHLILEYKAGEQWGATRAPQANRFIFSHDVSNGEMRALEMFVASLDEFQPDLVVLSGLHMMEGQGRQMWEQRLKEAVAAISDVRNAVPVHLELASMTDKDYMNSIMQEQVMPIVTSIGLNEQELLFLSQAGTGPHAELSSWGGIPDVGRVSDILLWVLEQHGRSDPESEADLTRIHFHTLAYHVLATVDGHWANQVAAVAAGARVASIQACGLQSIDASKVVLRAPLEFHSSHGEPREKLSLNPTEPVTVWHRGNVTFHLAPVLVCKQPIRTVGLGDAISAEGLVYSELRPQLPFL
- the adpgk gene encoding ADP-dependent glucokinase isoform X2; the encoded protein is MWRKAAVAALLALAVGYFYHTNPELPEQVLQYLSLPHPSTQGDPTLEQVISTAWETLITAPANQWGRVAVGVNACVDVVVSGIGLLQALAVDPGMGRDHEVLHSKEELKEAFIHYMERGSAAERFFTDKEVFQRIARAAAEYPGAQLYVGGNAALIGQKLATYPQLMVLLCGPVGPKLHEMLDEQIVVPPESLQETDEYHLILEYKAGEQWGATRAPQANRFIFSHDVSNGEMRALEMFVASLDEFQPDLVVLSGLHMMEGQGRQMWEQRLKEAVAAISDVRNAVPVHLELASMTDKDYMNSIMQEVMPIVTSIGLNEQELLFLSQAGTGPHAELSSWGGIPDVGRVSDILLWVLEQHGRSDPESEADLTRIHFHTLAYHVLATVDGHWANQVAAVAAGARVASIQACGLQSIDASKVVLRAPLEFHSSHGEPREKLSLNPTEPVTVWHRGNVTFHLAPVLVCKQPIRTVGLGDAISAEGLVYSELRPQLPFL